DNA from Leptospiraceae bacterium:
GCCTATAGTTTAGTGATAGTTGGGAAAAGAGGTTGGGAAACTTCGTCTTTTTATAAAAAACTAGATGAGTTCACAAAAAAAACCCAATCCATCTATGTTCTTGATAACATTAATGATCAGCAACTATATTCTTTGTATTATCATGCGGCGTTTTTCTGTATGCCTTCTCTTTACGAAGGTTTTGGTTTGCCGGTATTAGAAGCTCTGAGTTTTCAAAAACATGTTATCCTTTCGGACATACCTTGCTTCAAAGAAATCGCAAAAGACTACGGTATATTTCTATCACCTTATGATACAAAAGCTTGGGCAGAAACGATAAAAGACTTTGTTCAACTTCATAGGAATCAAAAGCTTCCACCTGTTAACTTCCCTACTGAACTGTGGAGTTGGAAAAAGGTTGCTCAAAACTATAAAGAAGTTTTTAATTCATTGATTTGATCTTCAGTTAGCATTTCACAATTACCATCGAAAATCACACCTTCGGCAATATACAACCTTGATGTGCGAATGTTTCCAATGATTTTTCCTGTGTTAAGCATTTCGATTTTTTCAAAAGCCTCAATGTTTCCAATCACTTCGCCTCCTATTATTACTGTGCCTGCTTTGATGTTTGCTTTTAATTTCCCTTTTTCTCCAACAATCAATGTTCCTTTAGAACGGATTTCTCCTTCAAAATAACCGTTTATCAACAAAGGCTTTTCGAACTCTAATATACCGCTAAAATGCGTTCCCTCTTCAAAAATTGTTTGTATATTGGTATTTTCCGTCAAAAGGGTTTTCTTTGCCATTGATTCAAATTTTTAAAAGGAATGAGAATAGCAAATACTATTTTGTCTTCATAACGAAGACTCCATCCCAATCTTCTGGTGGAGGATTTTTTATGTATTCTTTGCATCTTTCGATGTAAAGGAGGGATGGTCCATCATTAGGGACAATTTTTAAAGCTTCTTCGAATTCTTTTAGGGCTTCTTCCCATCTTCGTTTTTTGTATAAAGACAAGGCTTTGTTGTATTGTTCAAGTAAACGTTTTTGAGTTTCCGTCATAAATTTAAGTTTTCTATTTTTTTGATTTTGCATCAAGGATTTTTTTGTCTGTCAAAGGGAAAGTAAATACTTCCAGCATTTGTTGAACGTAGGACACTTTTCTCATTCCTATCAAAACCGTTGAAATCCCAAAATTCAATAACAAATAAACAACTTGAAGAGACAAAGGCATCTGACTCAAAACTGGATGAAGTTTTGCTAACGTCCTTTCAATCTTTTCCATCTTGAGGTGATTTTTATAGAGAACATACTTCGGCAAATACCCTAAATATGCATTCAAATACTTTATATACATATCAAATATAATTTTTATCTCGGAGTTTTGAAGTTTATGGATTTCTAAGAAAAACCGAAGCTGAGATACACTTTTACGAATATAATGAGAAATTTCTTTTATGAATTCAAAGACAACTTCAGGGTCCTCAATACGATCTCGATAAAATTTTAACACCTCATAGGGGGAAAGCTCATCTCGATATTCAAAATATTTAGAAGAAAGTTCTTTTCTAATTAAATCCTCAAGATAAAGGATTTGTTCTTCTAAAAAAGAAAGATAAGTCTCGGGTTCTTTATCTTGTTCAAAATTCCTTTGGGGTAGTGTTGCAAAACGAAAAACCTTTTCTTTAAAAATAGCATTAAACGGTCTTTGGGATATGACCCAAAGGTTTTTTTCATTTGCTAAATCAATAAGAGATTTCCCTTGATAGGGAAGATAAGAAGACTGAAATCCAGTTTCTAATAAATTGGCAGGAAATTGTAAAACTTTAAAACCTTCTTTGGCAATTTTCATGATTTTAGTAAAATCGAGGAATTCTGGATGATTTCGTGGATAAACTAAACCATTTGATGAGATTCCATAATAGCGTATGAGTTTTTGGGATCGTAATTTTTCTAAAAAATCAAAAGCAGACTCTATTTTTTTCAAAACGACTTTTTCGTCTTCGTGGACTTTCAAAAGCAATTCGGGATTATTTAATAAAAAAACATCCAATGTTCGGAGTTTTAAACGTTTCAAAGAAAGTTGGATTTGAAGTTCCAAAAAATCAGGATGAATGCAATAATAAAGCCTGTCCCCCAGAAGAAACATGTCTCGAAACTTCTTTTCTGAAAACAATTTGATTTGCTTCCCTTGATGATAACCGGCTTTTGATATGATAACCACCTCATCTCTTTGGATGCGCTTAGCTTGAAGTAACTCATTTAAGACGTTGCCAATCAGAACTTCAGCTCCACCATCAGAAAAATTGCTTGCGGTATCAATCACATTCACTCCACCAAGAATTGCTTCCCTTATGGACTCAAAATGTTCTCTTTTTTGATAATGAACTCGGTAAGTGCCAAAACCTATCAATGAAGGAAAAAAATCAAGATGAGGTATCTTTCGAAATAGAGTTGTGTTTTGATATTGTGGGTATCTTTTTAAGATTTTTTCAAAATAACGTTTAGTGCCCTCCTCAGTAGCATAGTCAGTCATTGAAATACTTTTACTTTTTCTCTAATTCCTTGATACGATTTTGAAAATACTGCGCTGTTTCATAACGTTCTTCTAAAATAGCGTAATATTTCTGAAGATACAAATTTGCGAGCTGAAGATTTTGATCCTCTATGGCTTTTTCGAAGTTGATAATATCAATCTCAGGATGATAGTTTTTGATGAACGTTATATAAGGTTGGTATTTTTCTATTTCTTCTTTAGAAATTACTTTTTGTTTTTTTGAGGGTCTTCCTCTTTTGTTTTTTTCTTTTTGATTGATGAGTTCTTCTAATGTTTTGAGACTTATTTCTAAGTTTAGGTTTCTTTCGGGATTTGATTTTTTCCTTTTTTGATTCACTTTTTGGTGAACCCTTTTTTTGTTTAGTGAAATTTGCTCTAAATCAAACAAGAAATCAAAAATGGCAATATCTTGTTCTTGAAATTGCTTTGCATATTTTTTTTGATAAGCATCCACATACTCTTGAACTACTGAATTAAGCATTTTCATTCTTTTTTTTAAATATTCATCTTCATCTTCATCCTCAGGCATTCTAAAATCTTCTAATTGAATGACATCACAATTTTCGATAAATTCTATGGTTTGAAAAAACAACTCCTTATCAGGAAAGGTTGAAACAGGAAAAACCACAACAGGATAGTTGTAAGAATGAGCTGAGAGTGGACTTACAACAATGTGAACGGCTAAGATCTTTGCTTTTGGGTCAATTGGATTATAACCTTTGACTTCACTAAAGGCTATCAAATTCCCCGATGGAGAATCTAAATTCCCTTTGATTAATTTCATACGTTCTACTAATTTATATTACGGAAATGAATAGTCAAGACTTTTCATAAAAGCGAAAATTTTAAATCTATAGGTTTTGATTTTTTAGGTTTAAATTTTTGAAAAAAACGACTAAATAATTCACTCCATTATCTTTTAGATAAAAATTATATTTTTTCTTGACGAATAATCTTACGTTCTTTTTTTTTCTTTTAATGAAGATATTCAACACTCTTACTCAACAAAAGGAAGAATTTGAACCCCATGATCCTTATAATGTCAAAATCTATAACTGCGGTCCGACAGTTTATAACTACAACCATATCGGAAATTTTCGTTCATATGTTTTTGTCGACATTTTGAGAAGATACCTAAAATTTCGAGGTTATGTGTTGAATCATACTTCCAATATAACAGACATCGATGATAAAATCATCCAAAATGCTATAAAAGAAAATAAAAGTATTTATGAATTCACGAGTGTTTATACCCAAGCATTCTTAGAAGATTTACAAACATTGAATATTGAACCAGTGGAACATCGTCCCAGAGCTACTGACTACATTCCTCAAATGATTGAAATCATAAAAGAACTCGAACGTCATGGACACATATATACAGTCGATGGGAGTGTTTATTATCGGATCTCTTCTTTTCCTGACTACGGAAAGCTATCCAAAATTGATAAGGCAAGTCTGATGGCAGGAGCTTCTCAAAGATTCGATGTTGATGAATACACAAAAGAAGATGTTCGAGACTTTGCTCTGTGGAAAAAACCCACGATGGAAAATGAGCCAAGGTGGAACTCGCCTTATGGAGAAGGAAGACCAGGTTGGCATATTGAATGTTCAGCCATGATACGGGGTATCTACGGCAAAGGTGGGATTGATATTCATATTGGCGGTGTGGATTTGATCTTTCCTCACCACGAAAACGAAATTGCCCAAAGTGAAGGTGCATACCCAAATGAAAACTTCGTCAAGTATTGGATGCACAACGAACACTTACTTGTAAACGGGAAAAAGATGTCCAAATCACTGGGGAATTTTTACACTTTACGGGATTTAGTGACAAAAGAAGGAGTCCAAAAGCTTTTAGAAGAAAATCGAGCTCCTGAGTGGTTATTAGATTTAGTCAACAACGGTTCAATCGCAAAAGCAATACGATATGTCCTTTTAGCTACCCACTATCGACAAAAACTCAATTTCACTTTTGATCAAGTTGAACAAGCCCACACGAATATCACCAAAATACAAAATACCATTAATCGAATTCTCAAAGTATTGAAGGACCTTTACTCAGAAGAATGGAACACCGAAAAGTTGATTCAAGTTTACGAAAACAAGAAACAACAAGATCCCCATCCTCCGGGTAGAAAAAACGAACAATTAGTTTCTTCTGATTCACCAGCATATAATCCATTAAAGAACTTTATCGAAGCAATGGATGACGATTTGAACATCTCGAAGGGTTTAGCTGCTTTGTTTGATTTGATTCATGAAGTCAATTTACTTCTTGATAAGATTGAACTTCAAAACATCCAACAACCTGAGTTTCAACAACACTTGAAGGATTATCTTTTAGTTCTCTACGCCATCAATACGGTTCTTGGATTATTTGATTTTGATATTTCTTTATCCTCACAGCTGAGTGTAGAAAAAATCCAATGGATTGAGTCCAAAATCCAAGAGCGAAACTTGGCAAGAAAACAAAAAGATTTTTCTAAAGCTGATCAAATCCGAGAAGAACTCAAAAAAGAAG
Protein-coding regions in this window:
- a CDS encoding aldo/keto reductase, translating into MTDYATEEGTKRYFEKILKRYPQYQNTTLFRKIPHLDFFPSLIGFGTYRVHYQKREHFESIREAILGGVNVIDTASNFSDGGAEVLIGNVLNELLQAKRIQRDEVVIISKAGYHQGKQIKLFSEKKFRDMFLLGDRLYYCIHPDFLELQIQLSLKRLKLRTLDVFLLNNPELLLKVHEDEKVVLKKIESAFDFLEKLRSQKLIRYYGISSNGLVYPRNHPEFLDFTKIMKIAKEGFKVLQFPANLLETGFQSSYLPYQGKSLIDLANEKNLWVISQRPFNAIFKEKVFRFATLPQRNFEQDKEPETYLSFLEEQILYLEDLIRKELSSKYFEYRDELSPYEVLKFYRDRIEDPEVVFEFIKEISHYIRKSVSQLRFFLEIHKLQNSEIKIIFDMYIKYLNAYLGYLPKYVLYKNHLKMEKIERTLAKLHPVLSQMPLSLQVVYLLLNFGISTVLIGMRKVSYVQQMLEVFTFPLTDKKILDAKSKK
- a CDS encoding tetratricopeptide repeat protein, which codes for MTETQKRLLEQYNKALSLYKKRRWEEALKEFEEALKIVPNDGPSLLYIERCKEYIKNPPPEDWDGVFVMKTK
- the cysS gene encoding cysteine--tRNA ligase, which produces MKIFNTLTQQKEEFEPHDPYNVKIYNCGPTVYNYNHIGNFRSYVFVDILRRYLKFRGYVLNHTSNITDIDDKIIQNAIKENKSIYEFTSVYTQAFLEDLQTLNIEPVEHRPRATDYIPQMIEIIKELERHGHIYTVDGSVYYRISSFPDYGKLSKIDKASLMAGASQRFDVDEYTKEDVRDFALWKKPTMENEPRWNSPYGEGRPGWHIECSAMIRGIYGKGGIDIHIGGVDLIFPHHENEIAQSEGAYPNENFVKYWMHNEHLLVNGKKMSKSLGNFYTLRDLVTKEGVQKLLEENRAPEWLLDLVNNGSIAKAIRYVLLATHYRQKLNFTFDQVEQAHTNITKIQNTINRILKVLKDLYSEEWNTEKLIQVYENKKQQDPHPPGRKNEQLVSSDSPAYNPLKNFIEAMDDDLNISKGLAALFDLIHEVNLLLDKIELQNIQQPEFQQHLKDYLLVLYAINTVLGLFDFDISLSSQLSVEKIQWIESKIQERNLARKQKDFSKADQIREELKKEGIILLDTPTGTKWEILQNKS
- a CDS encoding polymer-forming cytoskeletal protein — protein: MAKKTLLTENTNIQTIFEEGTHFSGILEFEKPLLINGYFEGEIRSKGTLIVGEKGKLKANIKAGTVIIGGEVIGNIEAFEKIEMLNTGKIIGNIRTSRLYIAEGVIFDGNCEMLTEDQINELKTSL